In the Podospora pseudocomata strain CBS 415.72m chromosome 5, whole genome shotgun sequence genome, one interval contains:
- the SDS23 gene encoding cell separation during budding (COG:C; EggNog:ENOG503NU9M) — translation MDIPGAQESAANSSNSSLGATLSTSQTERNKSGHIAAHRQSFAEDQRRPPPSPRSHRHPSLTQQAVQELMNHPPINRHANPQYAGRNWQEIAVGELAVADDVKWTDLDESVQDATLTLLKNHPTNAVLVRETPTSKRAISTFDYSDLNAYLLVVVGLAKPEEERIELYDHIAKSAQAQTPVALREIQPILKKSELVALPAEATLDAAVEVFGSGIHRLLITNSAGEVIGILSQLRLLEFFWKEAVNFPVIDRLYGSVLRDLQIGSTQIIAVNADGPLADALLLMHNEGLTSVAVVDQGLNVLGNISTADLRLLTSTNNLPLLKRSCMHFISVILNERGVEHGRDSFPVFYVNPYSTLAHTVAKLVATRSHRMWVVETASPSPSAPATPLLQPVQLGVTAATAPPPTSVTGVGSSSSPGPQPTVLVSSQTPSAPQSPLPGQSFSSVPSASLPGAHVSGRLSGVVSLTDVLNLFAKSSGLRPSDPSEQRARRRRSSSASVRPSLDAGRGSVDFRR, via the exons ATGGACATCCCTGGTGCTCAAGAGAGCGCTGCCAACAGCTCCAACAGCTCACTGGGCGCAACTCTCTCGACTTCCCAGACTGAGCGCAACAAATCTGGCCATATTGCTGCTCATAGACAGAGCTTTGCCGAGGACCAGagacgccctcctccttcccctcgcAGCCATCGACACCCATCTCTCACCCAACAAGCCGTCCAAGAGCTTATgaaccaccccccaatcAACCGACACGCCAATCCCCAGTATGCCGGTAGGAACTGGCAGGAAATTGCAGTCGGGGAATTGGCTGTGGCAGATGATGTGAAGTGGACCGATCTTGACGAGAGTGTTCAGGATGCCACGCTG ACACTCCTCAAAAACCATCCCACCAATGCGGTCCTTGTACGAGAGACCCCCACATCAAAACGAGCCATCTCCACGTTTGACTACAGCGATCTGAACGCCTACttattggtggtggtcgggcTTGCGAAACCTGAGGAGGAGCGGATCGAGCTATACGACCACATCGCGAAGAGTGCCCAGGCCCAGACACCTGTAGCACTCCGGGAGATCCAGCCTATTCTGAAGAAGAGCGAACTGGTAGCTTTGCCGGCCGAGGCAACTTTGGACGCGGCTGTGGAGGTTTTCGGAAGCGGCATCCATCGGTTACTGATTACCAACAGCGCTGGAGAGGTTATTGGAATTCTGAGCCAGCTCCGTCTGCTCGAGTTCTTCTGGAAGGAAGCGGTCAATTTTCCTGTTATTGACCGTCTGTACGGGAGCGTGCTGCGAGATCTTCAGATTGGTAGCACTCAGATCATCGCTGTCAA TGCCGATGGGCCTCTCGCTGATGCCCTTCTGTTGATGCACAACGAGGGCCTGACTTCGGTTGCAGTGGTCGATCAAGGCCTCAACGTGCTCGGGAATATTTCAACAGCAGATCTGAGGCTTTTGACCAGTACGAACAACCTGCCCCTTCTCAAGCGCTCGTGCATGCACTTCATCAGTGTTATCCTCAACGAGCGTGGCGTCGAACATGGCCGTGATTCTTTCCCGGTTTTTTACGTCAATCCTTACTCCACACTTGCGCACACAGTGGCCAAGCTCGTTGCGACAAGATCTCACCGGATGTGGGTTGTCGAGACGGCTTCACCTTCCCCTAGTGCTCCCGCTACACCGTTACTCCAGCCGGTTCAGCTTGGAGTTACGGCTGCAACGGCTCCTCCACCTACGTCAGTCACTGGTGTTGGGTCGTCATCAAGCCCTGGCCCACAACCAACTGTTCTTGTTTCTTCGCAAACCCCCTCAGCGCCCCAATCGCCGCTGCCAGGACAGTCATTCTCTTCGGTGCCTTCTGCCAGCTTGCCTGGGGCACATGTTTCTGGGAGGTTGTCCGGGGTTGTCTCGCTGACAGATGTGCTGAATCTCTTTGCCAAATCGAGCGGGCTTCGGCCTTCGGATCCCTCGGAGCAGAGGGCTCGGAGAAGACGGAGCTCGAGTGCATCTGTCCGGCCAAGTTTGGATGCGGGGAGAGGAAGCGTTGACTTTAGGAGGTAG
- a CDS encoding hypothetical protein (COG:C; EggNog:ENOG503NWI6): protein MRRMILNIQTVDTFLFLFPVSFLTSLVAMGKSAIRTVCKVDFDKPASEQPYLHNRWHPDIPPAATIKDGETVKIECLDWTGGQIKNDDSADDIKNVDLTRVHYLSGPFAIENAEPGDALLVEIMDVQPFEDQPWGFTGIFDKSNGVCCPFLPFSPHLMLTTKRKGGFLDELYPSAAKAIWDFEGIYCTSRHIPHVKFAGLIHPGILGCAPSQEVLDTWNKREAELIAANKLDRDVALPPQPLNVHAGSADPNTKEKVGLQGARTIPGRPEHGGNCDIKNLSRGSKVYLPVHVPGANFSVGDLHFSQGDGEISFCGAIEMAGIITINFSVIKSGVSQLSLTSPIYIPGPVEPHFGPGRYIYFEGFSVDQHGKQHYLDVAVAYRQTTLRCIEYLRRFGYSDYQIYLLLSCAPIQGHVAGIVDIPNACTTLGLPMDIFDFDISPSAIPVKKLDMGRCAFETGKTEGEVVTTAGKNSEVSFGGGLNYKE, encoded by the exons ATGAGGCGTATGATACTGAATATCCAAACAGTTGATActttcctcttcctttttCCCGTGTCTTTCTTAACCTCATTAGTAGCCATGGGCAAGTCCGCTATCCGCACCGTTTGCAAGGTTGACTTTGACAAGCCGGCTTCTGAGCAGCCATACCTTCAT AACAGGTGGCACCCAGACATCCCTCCAGCAGCCACCATCAAAGATGGCGAGACGGTCAAGATTGAATGTCTGGACTGGACCGGCGGCCAAATCAAGAACGACGACTCCGCGGACGACATCAAGAATGTCGACCTCACCCGTGTTCACTACCTGTCCGGCCCGTTCGCCATTGAAAACGCCGAGCCAGGTGATGCCCTTCTCGTAGAGATCATGGATGTCCAGCCCTTTGAGGACCAGCCATGGGGCTTCACGGGCATTTTTGACAAGTCCAATGGTGTTTGTTGCCCTTTCCTCCCGTTCTCTCCCCATCTCATGCTGACAACAAAACGAAAGGGTGGCTTCCTTGACGAGCTCTACCCCTCCGCAGCCAAAGCCATCTGGGATTTTGAAGGGATCTACTGCACCTCCCGCCACATCCCCCACGTCAAGTTCGCCGGCCTCATCCACCCCGGCATCCTCGGCTGTGCTCCCTCCCAAGAAGTCCTCGACACCTGGAACAAGCGCGAAGCCGAGCTCATCGCCGCCAACAAGCTCGACCGAGACGTCGCCCTGCC cccccaacccctcaacgTCCACGCCGGCTCTGCAGACCCAAatacaaaagaaaaagtcggCCTCCAAGGCGCCCGCACAATCCCCGGCCGCCCCGAGCACGGCGGCAACTGCGACATCAAAAACCTCTCCCGCGGCTCAAAAGTCTACCTGCCCGTCCACGTCCCCGGCGCCAACTTCTCCGTAGGCGACCTCCACTTCTCCCAAGGCGACGGCGAGATCTCCTTTTGCGGCGCCATCGAGATGGCAGGGATAATCACGATCAACTTCTCCGTCATCAAGTCCGGCGTTTCCCAGCTCTCTCTCACATCCCCGATTTACATCCCCGGTCCGGTAGAGCCCCATTTTGGTCCAGGGAGGTACATTTACTTTGAg ggcTTCTCCGTCGACCAACACGGCAAACAACACTACCTCGACGTGGCGGTGGCCTACCGCCAGACCACCCTCCGCTGCATCGAATACCTCCGCCGCTTCGGCTACTCCGACTACCAaatctacctcctcctctcctgcgCCCCCATCCAGGGCCACGTCGCCGGCATCGTCGACATCCCCAACGCCTGCACCACCCTGGGTCTGCCGATGGACATCTTCGACTTTGACATCTCTCCCTCTGCCATCCCCGTCAAAAAGCTAGACATGGGACGCTGCGCCTTTGAGACCGGAAAGACAGAAGGCGAGGTggtcaccaccgccggcaaaAACAGCGAGGTTAgctttggtggggggttgaatTATAAGGAGTAG
- a CDS encoding hypothetical protein (EggNog:ENOG503NUNP; COG:S), with the protein MASNQKPLIDQLDKDKLKQKLDVSHFDFNAILRGAQLTMVGAHRAMQNPGLFTSEHYKQAAIAVGAGIAIRLLIVIPLVLLRILFWVLSFFVNIPWDESFFTFIEEHVLQFPLFFMSLVRYITPTLDDLFMDSLQWVDMTYIQKHKHDEDPSKLRAMYYPSLRLYKKSDGSTNSTSTAENVSMFLFRFARRGAISLGVFLLSYLPYVGRFVLPAASFYTFNKAVGLGPAGIIFGTGILLPRRYLVIFLQSYFASRGLVRELLEPYFARIKFTKEQKKQWFRSREGLLFGFGIGFYTLLKTPLLGVLIYGIAEASTAYLITKITDPPPAPAEAEEFAAGQVEWKNKQKFLSLSLDKLDTLHDKPPAYSETDPHPEARPITEQ; encoded by the exons ATGGCTTCAAATCAAAAACCGCTGATAGATCAGCTGGACAAAGACAAGCTCAAACAGAAACTCGATGTCTCCCACTTCGACTTTAACGCCATCCTCCGAGGCGCCCAACTGACCATGGTTGGTG CCCACCGCGCGATGCAAAACCCGGGCCTCTTCACTTCTGAGCACTACAAGCAAGCTGCCATCGCCGTCGGAGCAGGAATCGCCATTCGTCTTCTCATCGTCATCcctctcgtcctcctccggaTTCTCTTCTGGGtgctctccttcttcgtcaACATCCCCTGGGACGAGTCattcttcaccttcatcgAAGAGCATGTCCTCCAAtttcccctcttcttcatgagCCTGGTCCGCTACATCACACCTACTCTCGACGACTTGTTCATGGATAGCCTGCAGTGGGTGGATATGACGTATATTCAGAAACATAAGCATGACGAGGACCCGTCCAAGCTGAGGGCTATGTACTACCCCAGCCTGAGATTGTACAAGAAGAGCGATGGGAGCACCAACTCGACGAGCACGGCGGAGAACGTGAGTATGTTTCTGTTTCGGTTCGCGAGACGGGGCGCGATTAGCTTGGGGGTGTTTTTGCTGAGTTATTTGCCGTATGTGGGGCGGTTTGTGCTGCCTGCTGCTAGTTTCTACACGTTTAACAAGGCTGTCGGGCTGGGACCGGCCGGGATTATCTTCGGAACGGGGATTCTGCTGCCTAGGAGGTATCTGGTTATCTTCTTGCAGAGCTACTTTGCTAGTAGAGGCCTGGTCAGAGAGCTGTTGGAGCCCTACTTTGCGAGAATCAAGTTTAccaaggagcagaagaaACAGTGGTTCCGGAGCCGTGAGGGGCTCTTGTTTGGATTCGGCATTGGATTTTACACGTTGTTGAAGACTCCATTGTTGGGAGTGTTGATTTATGGCATTGCCGAAGCT AGCACTGCCTATCTCATTACCAAGATCACCGACCCCCCTCCGGCCCCGGCCGAGGCCGAAGAGTTTGCAGCCGGTCAGGTCGAGTGGAAGAATAAGCAAAAGTTCCTAAGCCTGAGCCTCGACAAACTCGATACACTCCACGACAAGCCGCCTGCCTACTCCGAGACAGATCCACACCCAGAGGCAAGACCGATAACTGAGCAATGA
- a CDS encoding hypothetical protein (EggNog:ENOG503P12V; COG:S) translates to MDSSRTRGASFTAPRRVFTAPVHQPAVAPPRPSSSSSASQPTGGLVDTLYDHPNVKIVSFSAGSQFLAIGSKGTGPDIEPGSLSWSSQLERTIAVGPFRIYRAPGSVAFLSCGSALQPILKKSQVWCVDEESSKFVLQIRRPQYWRIEVPVKDPEDQRRAEVLREVFDQILQFEKTPCPFARSFTIDLPESAPVKLKPWTLARRSSACLPVRSSTPVEIAHIHRGPPRGSICLGDLSLSEQGKYLDSTLEENPREHKAKSQAHEGSPVGEPSGNALRPSPLKIKKTEEKGSVTPPQLTVVTPPPSNPKKTRTPREVSPKSASFQSPENPQDSFRSPDSWASNSLPLSPPLSSPGSPRSSLPFRTSLQNSCLDTPTAPVAAPSNNLTTAAKASQSWSISTSESGRTENSEEATLSSSISELECSPKSKAPAPRQQSIPSIIHSVPEEAIEDEPEYESFPTAFTTPTPTISISPSPSSTTITTPTQQQRRPGIRRATTSSSLAPDRRALSPLPPAADLFTPRSTLTSSPPSNRQMRSLPMMVVQKTCEILMSPPSHLISLMLKIAARILAGEWKGLIFGWGEKGERLEVEWDWSDDDISPQQQQRKKTMGTRARGWSTLTVNNSNGNNANERVDDWWLKRKKSRDRMAGTFPESDDDEEEGVDPLEVKNRRVKALSGGEDEDAMSSGVD, encoded by the exons ATGGACTCCTCGCGAACACGGGGAGCATCTTTCACGGCTCCGCGCCGCGTCTTTACGGCACCAGTCCACCAGCCTGCGGTAGCGCCCCCGcggccatcttcctcctcctccgcttcgCAACCCACCGGCGGTCTCGTCGATACTCTTTACGACCATCCTAATGTGAAAATCGTTTCCTTCTCGGCAGGATCCCAGTTCCTTGCCATTGGCTCCAAAGGCACGGGTCCCGACATTGAGCCTGGCTCGCTATCTTGGTCCTCACAGTTAGAGCGGACCATTGCAGTCG GACCTTTCCGCATTTACCGCGCCCCTGGATCAGTCGCATTCCTGAGCTGCGGCTCTGCATTACAACCCATTTTGAAGAAGAGTCAGGTTTGGTGCGTGGACGAAGAATCCAGCAAGTTCGTACTACAGATACGACGCCCCCAGTATTGGCGGATTGAAGTACCAGTGAAGGATCCCGAGGACCAGCGACGAGCCGAAGTGTTGCGAGAGGTCTTTGACCAGATTCTGCAGTTTGAAAAGACTCCGTGTCCTTTCGCGAGGTCTTTCACCATTGACCTTCCAGAAAGCGCTCCTGTCAAGTTGAAGCCATGGACACTAGCGCGGAGATCCAGTGCCTGTCTCCCTGTGCGATCATCTACGCCAGTCGAGATTGCGCATATTCATCGGGGTCCACCACGAGGGTCGATTTGCCTTGGCGACCTGTCATTGAGTGAACAAGGCAAATATTTGGATTCGACACTGGAAGAAAACCCAAGAGAACACAAGGCAAAATCCCAAGCTCATGAGGGCTCGCCTGTAGGAGAGCCGAGCGGAAATGCGTTGCGCCCATCACCCCTTAAGATTAAGAAGACTGAAGAAAAGGGGTCTGTCACCCCTCCACAGCTCACAGTGGTCACGCCGCCCCCTTCAAATCCTAAAAAGACGAGGACTCCACGAGAAGTATCACCCAAGAGTGCCAGCTTTCAGTCACCAGAAAATCCTCAGGATTCCTTTCGCAGTCCGGATTCATGGGCTTCAAACTCTCTACCTTTGTCGCCACCCCTGTCCAGCCCAGGGTCCCCTCGAAGCTCTCTACCCTTCAGAACTAGCCTCCAGAACTCATGCCTTGATACCCCTACAGCACCCGTTGCAGCACCTAGCAACAACCTTACCACAGCCGCCAAGGCATCACAGTCATGGAGTATCTCCACCTCCGAATCCGGAAGGACGGAGAACAGCGAGGAAGCCACTctatcctcctccatctctgAATTGGAATGCTCCCCAAAGTCCAAGGCCCCAGCGCCAAGACAACAGTCTATTCCTTCCATTATCCACTCGGTCCCAGAAGAAGCCATCGAAGACGAGCCAGAGTACGAGTCCTTCCCCACAGCGTTCACCACACCAACTCCTACCATTTCCAtctcgccatctccttcctcgacgacgatCACCACGCCCACCCAACAGCAACGCCGTCCGGGTATCCGCCGGGCTACTACTTCATCTTCGCTAGCCCCCGACCGTAGGGCGTtgtctcctctcccccctgcAGCGGACCTCTTCACCCCACGCAGCACACTCACATCTTCCCCACCTTCCAACCGCCAGATGCGCAGTTTgccgatgatggtggtgcaaAAGACGTGTGAGATTCTGAtgtcacctccctctcaccTCATCAGTCTGATGCTGAAGATTGCGGCGAGGATCTTGGCAGGGgagtggaaggggttgatatttggatggggggagaagggggagaggttggaagTGGAGTGGGATTGGAGTGATGACGACATCagtcctcagcagcagcagagaaaGAAGACGATGGGGACAAGGGCGAGGGGGTGGTCGACGCTTACGGTTAATAATAGTAATGGTAATAATGCGAATGAGAGGGTGGATGActggtggttgaagaggaagaagagtaGGGATCGGATGGCGGGGACTTTCCcggagagtgatgatgatgaggaggagggggttgatccTCTCGAGGTTAAGAacaggagggtgaaggcgttgagtggtggggaggatgaggatgcgaTGAGCTCGGGGGTGGATTAG
- the PSE1 gene encoding importin subunit beta-3 (EggNog:ENOG503NUCV; COG:U; COG:Y) yields the protein MSSVLPADVSAQLGQLLQQLQSSDNIVRSQAEEVLQNQWTSQRPEYLLMGLAEQISSSPDVSVRTFAAVIFRRIASKTRKTPSSENVDLFISLGAVSCQAIRNELLKTLLAETDKNVRNKISDAVAEIARQYYDSNDSWPDLLQVLFQLSQAPDAGKRETAFRVFTTTPGIIERQHEEQVAGVFAQAFKDESVSVRLAAMEAFASFFRNLSRKNQAKYFGLLPEILNILPPIKQAQDSDDLSKGLVALIDLAESSPKMFKPNFSGLVQFSIAVIQDKELSDLCRQNALELMATFADYAPSMCRKDPKYTEDMITQCLSLMTDIGEDDDDAADWLGADDLEDQESDNNHVAGEHCMDRLANKMGGMVVLQPTFAWLPRMMQSPAWRDRHAALMAISAISEGCRDQMIGELEQVLKLVVPALKDPHPRVRWAGCNALGQMSTDFAPKMQQEFYDVVLTAIVPVLDSPEARVKSHAAAALVNFCEEAEKSVLEPYLDGLLTKLYELLQNEKRYVQEQALSTIATIADAAEQAFARYYDTLMPMLVSVLQRENDKEYRLLRAKAMECATLIALAVGQQRLGNDATMLVQLLGSIQDNVTEADDPQAQYLMHCWGRMCRVMGKNFLPCLPKVMPPLLEMASAKADIQLLDDEDQVEKFQQEDGWELVPLRGKTIGIRTSSMEDKHMAIELLVVYAQVLEDEFAPYADQIMEKIALPGLAFFFHDPVRYVSAKLVPQLLSCVQKAYGPASDQLRLLWDKTIDKLLEVLSAEPAVDTLAEMYQCFYESVEVIGGPCLSPERMGKFIDSVTSTLDDYKDRVAQREEEHRAGGTDDAEDDAEELLMAIEDDQTLLSDMNKAFHCVFKHHGESFLPYFERLADTYQGFLKSDDPTQRQWGLCIMDDVLEYCGARSGNYAPMISEALVRGCQDPSPAIRQAAAYGIGVAARHGGEQWATFLAGTLQYLFQLMQVPDARNEDNVYATENACAAIAKILHYNASAVPNANQIIDQWINYLPICNDEEAAPYGYLYLADLISKQHASIAAPGRAAQIFVYVAQALEGETLSGQNAARVVAATKLLLEGTGTDPSPLLSQFSPEAQQTIRAHFG from the exons ATGTCTTCTGTTCTGCCCGCAGATGTTAGCGCCCAACTGGGCCAGCTACTCCAGCAGCTTCAGTCATCAGACAACATTGTCCGCTCACAAGCCGAGGAGGTTCTGCAGAATCAGTGGACAAGCCAGCGGCCAGAATACCTATTAATGGGCTTGGCCGAGCAGATCAGCAGCTCCCCTGATGTCTCG GTTCGCACATTTGCAGCTGTCATCTTCCGTCGCATAGCATCCAAGACTCGCAAAACACCAAGTTCCGAAAATGTTgacctcttcatctccctgGGAGCCGTGTCTTGCCAGGCCATCCGCAACGAGCTTCTGAAGACATTGCTTGCCGAGACAGATAAGAACGTCCGGAACAAGATCAGTGACGCGGTTGCCGAGATTGCCAGACAGTACTACGATAGCA ACGATTCCTGGCCAGACCTGCTGCAGGTGCTCTTTCAGCTCAGCCAGGCCCCTGATGCTGGCAAGCGCGAAACCGCCTTCCGAGTGTTCACAACTACCCCCGGCATTATTGAGAGACAGCATGAGGAGCAGGTAGCTGGCGTTTTCGCCCAGGCCTTCAAGGACGAATCAGTTTCA GTTCGCCTTGCCGCCATGGAGGCCTTCGCTTCCTTCTTCCGCAACCTCAGCAGGAAGAACCAGGCCAAGTACTTTGGTCTCCTTCCCGAAATTCTCAACATTCTGCCACCAATCAAGCAAGCTCAAGATTCCGACGACTTGAGCAAAGGTTTGGTGGCCCTCATCGACCTCGCCGAAAGCTCGCCCAAGATGTTCAAGCCAAACTTCAGCGGACTCGTCCAGTTCTCCATCGCCGTGATCCAAGACAAGGAGCTTAGTGACCTTTGCAGACAGAATGCTTTGGAGCTCATGGCTACTTTCGCTGATTACGCTCCATCCATGTGCAGAAAAGATCCCAAGTACACCGAGGATATGATCACTCAGTGCCTCAGTTTGATGACCGACAttggcgaggatgacgatgatgctgctgattGGCTTGGGGCCGACGATCTTGAAGACCAGGAAAGTGACAACAACCACGTAGCTGGAGAGCACTGCATGGACCGCTTGGCGAACAAGATGGGAGGCATGGTCGTATTGCAGCCCACCTTTGCCTGGCTCCCACGCATGATGCAGTCCCCTGCTTGGAGGGACAGGCACGCGGCTCTCATGGCTATTTCTGCCATCTCGGAAGGCTGTCGCGACCAGATGATTGGGGAACTCGAGCAGGTTTTGAAGCTCGTTGTTCCGGCCCTGAAGGACCCCCATCCTCGTGTCCGATGGGCCGGGTGCAATGCTCTGGGCCAGATGAGCACTGACTTTGCGCCGAAGATGCAACAGGAATTTTACGATGTTGTTCTGACCGCTATCGTGCCAGTCTTGGACTCGCCCGAGGCTAGAGTCAAGTCGCACGCTGCGGCCGCTTTGGTCAACTTTTGtgaagaggccgagaagaGCGTATTGGAGCCGTACCTGGACGGCCTCCTCACCAAGCTCTATGAGCTCCTCCAGAACGAGAAGCGGTACGTGCAGGAGCAAGCACTCTCGACCATCGCCACTATTGCCGACGCGGCCGAGCAGGCGTTTGCCAGATATTACGATACTCTGATGCCCATGTTGGTTAGCGTATTGCAGCGCGAGAACGACAAGGAGTACCGCCTCCTTCGCGCAAAGGCTATGGAGTGCGCGACTCTCATTGCTCTCGCTGTTGGCCAGCAGCGCTTGGGCAACGACGCCACCATGCTTGTCCAACTTCTCGGATCCATTCAGGACAATGTTACCGAGGCCGATGACCCTCAGGCCCAGTATCTTATGCACTGCTGGGGTAGAATGTGCCGCGTCATGGGCAAAAATTTCCTCCCTTGTCTGCCCAAGGTCatgcctcctcttctcgagATGGCCAGCGCCAAGGCTGACATTCAGCTtctcgacgacgaggatcAGGTTGAGAAGTTCCAGCAAGAAGATGGCTGGGAGCTGGTGCCTCTTCGTGGAAAGACGATTGGAATCAGAACTAGCTCGATGGAGGACAAACATATGGCCATTGAGCTCCTGGTTGTTTACGCCCAGGTTCTTGAGGATGAGTTTGCGCCCTATGCCGATCAGATCATGGAGAAGATCGCTCTCCCCGGCCTGGCATTCTTCTTCCATGATCCTGTCAGATATGTTTCTGCCAAGCTCGTGCCACAGCTTCTGAGCTGCGTCCAGAAAGCATATGGACCCGCCTCGGACCAGCTCAGGCTTTTGTGGGACAAGACCATTGACAAGCTCCTTGAAGTTCTTTCCGCTGAGCCCGCCGTCGATACCTTGGCGGAGATGTATCAGTGCTTTTACGAGTCTGTCGAGGTTATCGGTGGGCCCTGCCTTAGCCCTGAGCGCATGGGCAAGTTTATCGATTCAGTCACTTCTACCCTTGATGACTACAAGGACCGTGTTGCTCAGCGCGAAGAGGAGCACCGCGCTGGTGGTACtgacgatgccgaggatgacgcTGAGGAACTCTTGATGGCTATCGAGGACGACCAGACTCTTCTCTCGGATATGAACAAGGCCTTCCACTGCGTCTTCAAACACCACGGCGAGAGCTTCCTCCCCTACTTTGAGCGTCTCGCCGACACATATCAAGGTTTCCTCAAGTCGGATGACCCAACGCAGCGTCAATGGGGCCTTTGCATCATGGACGACGTCCTTGAGTACTGCGGTGCCCGCAGTGGCAACTATGCTCCTATGATTAGCGAGGCGCTCGTGCGTGGTTGCCAGGACCCCTCGCCGGCTATCCGCCAGGCTGCGGCTTATGGCATCGGTGTGGCTGCTCGTCATGGTGGTGAGCAGTGGGCCACGTTCCTGGCCGGAACACTGCAGTACTTGTTCCAGCTCATGCAGGTCCCTGATGCGCGGAACGAAGACAATGTTTACGCCACCGAGAACGCATGCGCTGCCATTGCGAAGATCCTGCACTACAACGCCTCGGCAGTGCCAAACGCCAACCAAATCATTGATCAGTGGATAAATTACCTCCCCATCTGCAACGACGAGGAAGCAGCACCATATGGTTATCTCTATCTCGCCGACTTGATTAGCAA GCAACATGCTTCCATCGCCGCGCCCGGGCGGGCCGCACAGATTTTCGTCTACGTTGCACAGGCTCTCGAGGGAGAGACGCTGAGCGGGCAGAATGCGGCTCGTGTAGTGGCAGCGACCAAGCTTCTCTTGGAGGGCACCGGCACTGACCCATCACCACTACTCTCTCAGTTCTCACCCGAGGCTCAGCAAACCATCCGCGCCCATTTCGGTTAG